The proteins below come from a single Paraburkholderia flagellata genomic window:
- a CDS encoding NADPH-dependent FMN reductase has protein sequence MSLSDSQRRPLVVGIGGTTRAASSTERALAFALRGAEEAGARTQLFGGTFLHTLPHYAPEDPARTDAQLELIEAVRAADAVIIATPGYHGGVSGLVKNALDTLEELRADNRPYLDGRAVGCIVTAYGWQAAGSVLTSLRSIVHALRGWPTPFGAGINTLETRFESAQQCSDAKVAEQLATVGRQAAQFALAFGGQGQHAAPFVSAASAVNGVGGAQAANTPRTEKRLSLAV, from the coding sequence TTGAGCCTTTCCGATTCGCAACGCCGCCCGCTGGTGGTGGGCATTGGCGGCACCACGCGCGCCGCTTCGTCGACCGAGCGCGCGCTCGCTTTCGCCCTGCGCGGCGCCGAAGAAGCCGGCGCGCGCACGCAATTGTTCGGCGGCACGTTCCTGCATACGCTGCCGCACTATGCGCCCGAAGACCCGGCCCGCACCGACGCTCAGCTCGAGCTGATCGAAGCGGTACGCGCCGCCGACGCTGTCATCATCGCGACGCCGGGCTATCACGGTGGCGTTTCCGGGCTCGTGAAGAACGCGCTCGACACGCTCGAAGAACTGCGCGCCGACAACCGCCCGTATCTGGACGGCCGTGCCGTAGGGTGCATCGTCACAGCCTATGGCTGGCAGGCCGCGGGTTCCGTGCTTACCTCGCTGCGCTCGATCGTGCATGCACTGCGCGGCTGGCCAACGCCATTCGGCGCGGGCATCAACACACTCGAGACGCGCTTCGAGAGCGCGCAGCAGTGTTCCGACGCAAAGGTCGCCGAACAGCTCGCCACGGTCGGCCGCCAGGCAGCGCAATTCGCACTCGCGTTTGGCGGCCAGGGCCAGCACGCGGCGCCGTTTGTGAGCGCGGCGAGCGCCGTGAACGGCGTTGGCGGCGCACAGGCCGCCAACACACCGCGCACCGAAAAGCGCCTGAGCCTCGCTGTCTGA
- a CDS encoding 2Fe-2S iron-sulfur cluster-binding protein: MSDMSHEGLQDGPPRVPVVRVEPLGRRFEAPPELTLLEAAAFEGIRLPRMCRNGTCRACLCRVVSGEVSFTIEWPGLSREEKAEGYVLTCVAVARTDLVLDVPEAEEM, encoded by the coding sequence ATGAGCGACATGAGCCACGAAGGCTTGCAGGACGGCCCGCCACGCGTGCCCGTCGTTCGCGTGGAGCCGCTCGGGCGCAGATTCGAAGCGCCGCCCGAACTGACCTTGCTCGAAGCGGCGGCGTTCGAGGGCATCCGCCTGCCGCGCATGTGCCGCAATGGCACATGCCGCGCCTGTCTGTGCCGCGTGGTGAGCGGCGAAGTGAGCTTCACGATCGAGTGGCCCGGATTGAGCCGCGAAGAAAAAGCCGAGGGCTATGTGCTGACCTGCGTGGCCGTCGCGCGCACGGATCTTGTACTCGACGTGCCGGAGGCGGAAGAGATGTAG
- a CDS encoding YqaE/Pmp3 family membrane protein → MRLLIALILPWLLFFTIGRPIAGIVCLILQITLIGWIPAAIWAVYSLSQYKTDRKIEDALGRRG, encoded by the coding sequence ATGCGTTTACTGATTGCGCTGATCTTGCCCTGGCTCCTGTTCTTCACCATTGGGCGTCCGATTGCTGGCATCGTCTGCCTGATCCTGCAGATCACGCTGATCGGCTGGATTCCCGCCGCGATCTGGGCGGTGTATTCGCTCAGCCAGTACAAGACCGACCGGAAAATAGAGGACGCACTCGGCCGCCGCGGCTAA
- a CDS encoding DUF6587 family protein → MNAGLIAQYAVIALLVAASLAYTLRKLAPKTATRVQAALAAILLRPQRSAFAQRLGRFMQPKGATGDCGDGCGTCGTCGPTPAADASNTQPVTFHPRRK, encoded by the coding sequence ATGAACGCCGGACTCATCGCGCAATATGCGGTCATTGCGCTGCTCGTCGCCGCGAGCCTCGCTTATACGCTGCGCAAGCTCGCGCCGAAAACGGCCACGCGCGTGCAGGCTGCCCTGGCCGCCATACTGTTGCGTCCGCAACGTAGTGCATTCGCGCAGCGCCTCGGGCGTTTCATGCAGCCAAAAGGCGCGACCGGCGATTGCGGCGACGGCTGCGGCACCTGCGGCACGTGCGGACCGACGCCCGCGGCAGACGCATCGAACACGCAGCCGGTCACGTTTCATCCGCGCCGCAAGTAA
- a CDS encoding DUF1653 domain-containing protein — protein sequence MVRYRHYKGGFYELVCEATLESDPSVTMIVYRAANGTIWTRPSTVFFELVEYEGGLVPRFAPVN from the coding sequence ATGGTGCGCTACAGGCACTACAAGGGTGGCTTTTACGAACTGGTATGCGAGGCGACGCTCGAATCGGATCCTTCCGTGACGATGATCGTGTATCGCGCGGCGAACGGTACGATCTGGACGCGACCCTCCACGGTGTTCTTCGAACTCGTCGAGTACGAGGGCGGCCTCGTGCCGCGCTTCGCGCCCGTCAACTGA
- a CDS encoding cyanate transporter, with amino-acid sequence MLAWYAAIVAIGLNLRPLLTSISPLMTTIRHDTGLSFYGASLLTSLPVVAMGLGAFGAGLLARRLGETRGVALGLVAIAAACAARAFAASGGALMLTAAAAGAGVAVIQALLPAVMKQRFAARVPLAMGLFSASIMGGGGLGASLSPLVARIAGSWHAGLAVWALPALAALAIWGTLNGGIGGGKRAQPAAAAPSQEPANAATVPVWRKRRAWTLGLYFGLVNGGYTSLVAWLPAYYQQHGASVEASGSLLAAMTVFQAASALLLPLAAAAFTDRRPWLVLGLCAQVFGVIGLAAWPEAAPLLWVAAAGAGLGGVFSVTLVTALDHSADHRVAARLVAFVQGLGFVIAALAPIVAGRVRDLTGGFTGAWIMLAVSISSMIVLTLAFSPRSYGRWLGAHGPAASGSTADGAVAQSRTALDA; translated from the coding sequence GTGCTTGCGTGGTATGCCGCGATCGTCGCGATCGGCCTGAATCTGCGGCCGCTGCTCACCTCGATCAGCCCGCTCATGACCACCATTCGCCATGACACTGGCCTGAGCTTCTACGGCGCTTCGCTGCTCACGAGCCTGCCCGTCGTCGCGATGGGGCTCGGCGCGTTCGGCGCAGGCCTGCTCGCGCGCCGGCTGGGCGAGACACGCGGCGTCGCGCTCGGGCTCGTGGCGATTGCCGCGGCATGCGCGGCCCGGGCGTTCGCCGCCAGCGGCGGCGCGCTCATGCTCACCGCGGCCGCGGCTGGCGCGGGCGTCGCGGTCATCCAGGCGCTGCTGCCCGCCGTCATGAAGCAACGCTTCGCCGCGCGGGTGCCGCTCGCAATGGGGCTGTTCTCGGCGTCGATCATGGGCGGCGGCGGGCTCGGCGCGAGCCTGAGCCCGCTCGTCGCGCGCATCGCCGGTTCGTGGCATGCGGGGCTCGCCGTGTGGGCGCTGCCCGCGCTGGCCGCACTGGCGATCTGGGGGACGTTGAACGGCGGGATCGGCGGCGGCAAGCGCGCGCAGCCGGCCGCCGCTGCGCCCTCGCAGGAGCCAGCCAACGCGGCAACGGTGCCAGTCTGGCGCAAGCGCCGGGCGTGGACGCTCGGACTGTATTTCGGGCTCGTCAACGGCGGCTATACGAGTCTCGTCGCGTGGCTGCCCGCCTACTATCAGCAGCACGGCGCTAGCGTGGAAGCGAGCGGTTCGCTGCTCGCCGCGATGACCGTGTTCCAGGCCGCCAGCGCGCTGCTCCTGCCGCTTGCCGCGGCGGCATTCACGGACCGGCGCCCGTGGCTCGTTCTGGGCCTGTGCGCCCAGGTGTTCGGCGTGATCGGCCTCGCCGCGTGGCCCGAGGCCGCGCCGCTGCTGTGGGTCGCGGCGGCGGGCGCGGGGCTCGGCGGCGTGTTCTCGGTCACGCTCGTCACCGCGCTCGACCATTCGGCGGACCATCGCGTGGCCGCGCGCCTCGTCGCCTTCGTTCAGGGTCTGGGCTTCGTGATCGCCGCGCTCGCCCCCATCGTGGCCGGGCGCGTGCGCGACCTCACGGGCGGCTTTACCGGTGCGTGGATCATGCTCGCTGTATCGATCAGCTCGATGATCGTGCTTACGCTCGCGTTCTCTCCGCGCAGCTACGGGCGCTGGCTTGGCGCCCACGGCCCGGCCGCGTCCGGCTCGACGGCGGATGGCGCAGTCGCGCAAAGCCGGACCGCTCTCGACGCCTGA
- a CDS encoding DUF4148 domain-containing protein, with translation MKSFLKAAVLAAIIAVPAAAFAQAQPEQQPVTRAQVRADLAQLRAAGYDPSDWMHYPENIQAAEAKVAAQRATAYGPSTNGTSQSSQ, from the coding sequence ATGAAGTCGTTTCTGAAGGCAGCTGTGCTTGCCGCCATTATCGCCGTGCCCGCCGCGGCGTTCGCACAGGCACAACCCGAGCAACAACCCGTGACCCGCGCCCAGGTTCGCGCCGATCTCGCGCAACTGCGCGCCGCCGGCTACGATCCGAGCGACTGGATGCACTACCCGGAAAACATTCAGGCTGCCGAAGCCAAAGTCGCTGCGCAGCGCGCGACGGCGTACGGCCCTTCGACGAACGGCACGTCGCAGTCGAGCCAGTAA
- the feoB gene encoding ferrous iron transporter B, giving the protein MNQVPVTPLRVALVGNPNCGKTALFNLLTGARQKVANYAGVTVERKEGRFATPSGRRVQLLDLPGAYSLDSTSPDERVTHDVLLGRYPGEAAPDLIVCVADATNLRLHLRFVLEVQRMGRPMVLALNMMDAAKRRGIEVNVAELARRLAMPVVETVAVRRGGAQALIELIDRTTTEETQTPANPAAADDDLHGTVRAILTSAVTMPRATDARDDAIDRFALHPVLGPLILAFVMFLVFQAVYSLGKPLTDAIGDGFTWLGAAAGAALPDGPLRSLVTDALFGGVGTVLGFLPEILVLFFFILVLEESGYLPRAAFLLDRMMVAVGLTGRSFIPLLSSFACAIPGVMGTRSISDPRDRLATILVAPLMTCSARLPVYALLIGAFIPQRLIFGVFNLQGLVLFALYAAGIAGAMAVGWVMKKLRRDHREHALLMELPSYRLPRARDVAIGLWERGAIFLKRLTGIILALTVLMWFISTFPSPPAGATLPAIDYSIAGYLGRALQWPFAPLGFNWQMSLSLIPAFAARETAVAALATVYSVAGGDADTAALGHTLVQNFSLASALSLMVWFAFAPQCMSTLAVIRRETRSWRAVVVSFGYMFVVAYAASFVTYQIARHFV; this is encoded by the coding sequence ATGAACCAGGTTCCTGTTACGCCACTGCGCGTGGCGCTCGTCGGCAATCCCAATTGTGGCAAGACCGCGCTCTTCAATCTGCTGACCGGCGCGCGCCAGAAGGTCGCCAACTACGCGGGCGTTACCGTCGAGCGCAAGGAAGGGCGATTTGCAACGCCCTCGGGACGCAGGGTGCAACTGCTCGATCTGCCGGGCGCTTACAGCCTCGACTCGACGAGCCCTGACGAACGCGTGACGCACGACGTGCTGCTCGGCCGCTACCCGGGCGAGGCGGCGCCGGATCTGATCGTCTGCGTGGCCGATGCGACGAACTTGCGCCTGCATTTACGCTTCGTGCTCGAAGTGCAGCGCATGGGACGCCCGATGGTGCTTGCGCTGAACATGATGGACGCCGCAAAGCGCCGCGGCATCGAGGTGAACGTGGCCGAACTGGCGCGCCGGCTCGCCATGCCCGTGGTCGAAACCGTGGCCGTGCGGCGCGGCGGCGCGCAAGCGCTCATCGAACTGATCGACCGCACGACAACGGAAGAAACACAGACTCCCGCGAATCCAGCAGCGGCCGACGACGACCTGCACGGCACGGTGCGCGCAATCCTCACGAGCGCGGTGACGATGCCACGCGCCACCGACGCGCGCGACGACGCCATCGACCGCTTCGCGCTGCACCCCGTGCTCGGCCCGCTGATCCTCGCGTTCGTGATGTTCCTCGTATTCCAGGCCGTGTATTCGCTCGGCAAACCGCTCACCGACGCCATTGGCGACGGCTTCACGTGGCTCGGCGCGGCCGCCGGCGCGGCGCTGCCCGACGGCCCGCTGCGCAGCCTCGTCACGGACGCGCTGTTCGGCGGCGTGGGCACCGTGCTCGGCTTTTTGCCGGAAATTCTCGTGCTGTTCTTCTTCATCCTCGTGCTGGAGGAGTCAGGCTATCTGCCGCGCGCGGCCTTCCTGCTCGACCGCATGATGGTGGCCGTGGGTCTCACGGGGCGCTCGTTCATTCCGCTGCTGTCGAGCTTCGCGTGCGCGATTCCCGGCGTGATGGGCACGCGCAGCATCTCCGATCCGCGCGACAGGCTCGCCACGATCCTCGTCGCGCCGCTCATGACGTGCTCGGCGCGCTTGCCCGTTTATGCGCTGCTGATCGGCGCGTTCATTCCGCAGCGCCTGATCTTCGGTGTGTTCAACCTGCAGGGCCTCGTGCTCTTCGCGCTTTACGCCGCCGGCATCGCGGGCGCGATGGCGGTGGGCTGGGTCATGAAGAAACTGCGCCGCGACCACCGCGAACACGCGCTGCTCATGGAACTGCCCTCGTACCGGCTGCCGCGCGCACGCGACGTCGCCATCGGCCTGTGGGAGCGCGGTGCGATCTTCCTCAAGCGCCTGACCGGCATCATCCTCGCGCTCACGGTACTGATGTGGTTCATCTCCACGTTCCCCTCGCCGCCCGCAGGCGCGACGCTGCCCGCCATCGATTACTCAATCGCCGGCTATCTCGGCCGCGCGCTGCAATGGCCGTTCGCCCCGCTCGGCTTTAACTGGCAGATGAGCCTGTCGCTGATCCCCGCGTTCGCCGCGCGGGAAACGGCAGTGGCCGCGCTCGCCACGGTGTACTCAGTGGCCGGCGGCGACGCGGACACCGCCGCGCTCGGCCACACACTCGTGCAGAACTTCTCGCTCGCCAGCGCCCTCTCGCTGATGGTGTGGTTCGCGTTCGCCCCGCAATGCATGTCGACGCTCGCCGTGATCCGCCGCGAAACGCGCTCGTGGCGCGCGGTCGTGGTTTCGTTCGGCTATATGTTCGTCGTGGCCTATGCGGCGTCGTTCGTCACGTATCAGATCGCGAGGCACTTCGTATGA
- a CDS encoding transcriptional regulator: MNTPLRYKGYVVAPSAQQLPNGLFAANLTIGMQPGAQHSFDALDYFFEERHALAYACRWARMWIDQQRRCA; encoded by the coding sequence ATGAACACACCACTACGCTACAAAGGCTACGTCGTCGCCCCCAGCGCGCAGCAACTTCCAAACGGCCTTTTCGCCGCCAATCTCACCATTGGCATGCAGCCGGGCGCGCAGCATTCGTTCGACGCACTCGATTACTTCTTCGAAGAAAGACACGCGCTCGCCTACGCCTGCCGCTGGGCGCGCATGTGGATCGACCAGCAGCGCCGCTGCGCGTGA
- a CDS encoding TetR/AcrR family transcriptional regulator, giving the protein MQSSTKKDSRPRGRPRAYDPEEALARARDTFWRNGYTGTSLDDLSEATGMNRPSLYGAFGDKHALYLQTMERYVEAGRMAMESALDSALPLREALMRVFDGALGWYLPAHDAARGCLLIGTAAVEAVNDDAVRERLAAGLRTFDKAFERRLRAALAQNELQPGASAPMLARLASAVLHSMALRARAGDSRASLRAMAVAGVALICGEAPTATDARAARRRTK; this is encoded by the coding sequence ATGCAATCCAGTACAAAAAAGGATAGCCGCCCGCGTGGTCGCCCGCGCGCCTACGATCCCGAGGAGGCGCTTGCCCGCGCGCGCGATACGTTCTGGCGCAATGGCTACACGGGCACATCGCTCGACGACCTGAGCGAGGCGACCGGCATGAACCGGCCGAGCCTGTATGGCGCATTCGGCGACAAGCACGCGCTCTATCTGCAAACCATGGAGCGCTACGTGGAAGCGGGGCGCATGGCGATGGAGTCCGCGCTCGACAGCGCATTGCCGCTGCGCGAGGCGCTGATGCGCGTATTCGACGGCGCGCTCGGCTGGTATTTGCCGGCGCACGACGCGGCACGCGGCTGCCTGCTGATCGGCACGGCGGCGGTGGAAGCCGTCAACGACGACGCTGTGCGCGAGCGTCTTGCCGCGGGGTTGCGCACATTCGACAAGGCGTTCGAGCGGCGCCTGCGCGCAGCGCTCGCGCAAAACGAGCTGCAGCCCGGTGCCAGCGCGCCGATGCTTGCGCGCCTCGCGTCGGCGGTATTGCACAGCATGGCGCTGCGCGCGCGGGCCGGCGACTCGCGAGCCTCACTGCGCGCCATGGCAGTGGCGGGCGTCGCGCTGATCTGCGGCGAGGCGCCAACTGCGACCGATGCGCGCGCGGCGCGGCGGCGCACGAAGTGA
- a CDS encoding glutathione binding-like protein, whose product MDLYFAPLACSLATRIALYEAGAQARYIQVDTLTKQLAEGGDFFAVNALGQVPVLREDDGWTLTENSAVLPWVADRFPEARLAPPAGTRERARLHQWLGFIGTELHKAVFVPLLGKDVDEAVKEYARGKIPRRFDLLSHHLESRTFLLDAFSVADAYLVTVLNWAPYIGIDVSQWPAIATYAQRVRERPAVARAFAEEYEIFKRTRH is encoded by the coding sequence ATGGATCTGTATTTCGCCCCGCTGGCGTGCTCGCTCGCCACGCGCATCGCGCTCTACGAGGCAGGCGCACAAGCACGCTACATTCAGGTCGATACGCTCACGAAGCAGCTTGCCGAAGGTGGCGACTTCTTCGCCGTCAACGCACTCGGCCAGGTGCCGGTGCTGCGCGAGGACGACGGCTGGACGCTCACCGAAAACTCGGCGGTGCTGCCGTGGGTGGCCGACCGCTTTCCCGAGGCGCGGCTCGCCCCGCCAGCGGGCACGCGCGAGCGCGCGCGCCTGCATCAGTGGCTGGGCTTTATCGGCACCGAGTTGCATAAGGCCGTGTTCGTGCCGCTGCTCGGCAAGGACGTGGACGAGGCCGTCAAGGAATATGCGCGCGGCAAAATCCCGCGCCGCTTCGATCTGCTCTCGCATCACCTCGAATCGCGCACGTTCCTGCTCGACGCGTTCAGCGTGGCGGACGCCTATCTCGTGACCGTGCTGAACTGGGCGCCGTACATTGGCATCGATGTGTCGCAATGGCCGGCCATCGCGACCTATGCGCAACGCGTGCGCGAGCGGCCCGCCGTTGCGCGGGCCTTCGCCGAGGAGTACGAGATCTTCAAGCGGACGCGGCACTGA
- a CDS encoding ferritin-like domain-containing protein → MSETLTHPDEGAAFISEPGAALRRWTHAKPGPIKIGSDEHREMFCRMLLDTHDPYRPAVLDWPMLEPDALRRLTSLPIWDIAVQTEGRASIRVKTYAQTLIDPLLREAIEMDAAEEARHKVVLSHLVQAYGIELAPEPAYPPPKKAEWAWMFTGYSECIDSFFAFGLFRSAQRSGFFPADLVETFEPVIQEEARHILFFVNWVAWYRKTMPWWRRPWHSVRVAAIWFMLVWERLAIARGIDASGNARDSNFLPANREVLGDSLEPREMIELCLAENDARMSGYDARLLRPTFVPTLARFALRLLKK, encoded by the coding sequence ATGTCCGAAACCTTGACGCATCCGGACGAAGGCGCAGCCTTCATCTCCGAACCGGGCGCCGCGCTGCGGCGCTGGACTCACGCCAAGCCAGGGCCCATCAAGATCGGATCGGACGAACACCGCGAGATGTTCTGCCGGATGCTGCTCGACACCCACGATCCGTACCGCCCCGCCGTGCTCGACTGGCCAATGCTCGAGCCCGACGCGCTCAGGCGCCTCACGTCGCTGCCGATCTGGGACATCGCGGTGCAGACCGAAGGCCGTGCATCGATCCGCGTGAAGACTTACGCGCAAACGCTGATCGACCCGCTGCTGCGCGAAGCAATCGAAATGGACGCCGCCGAGGAGGCGCGCCACAAGGTCGTGCTCTCGCACCTCGTGCAGGCCTATGGCATCGAACTTGCGCCGGAACCCGCATATCCGCCACCCAAAAAGGCGGAATGGGCGTGGATGTTCACCGGCTATAGCGAGTGCATCGACAGCTTCTTCGCGTTCGGCCTGTTTCGCTCGGCACAGCGCTCGGGCTTTTTTCCGGCAGACCTCGTCGAGACTTTCGAGCCGGTGATTCAGGAAGAGGCGCGCCATATCCTTTTCTTCGTCAACTGGGTGGCGTGGTATCGCAAGACCATGCCCTGGTGGCGCAGGCCGTGGCACTCCGTGCGCGTAGCCGCGATCTGGTTCATGCTGGTGTGGGAACGGCTTGCTATCGCGCGAGGTATCGACGCCAGTGGCAACGCGCGCGACTCGAACTTCCTGCCAGCGAACCGCGAGGTGCTGGGCGACTCGCTCGAACCGCGCGAGATGATCGAACTCTGCCTCGCGGAAAACGACGCGCGCATGAGCGGCTACGACGCGCGCCTGTTGCGGCCAACGTTCGTGCCCACGCTCGCACGCTTCGCGCTACGCCTTTTGAAGAAGTAG
- the iaaH gene encoding indoleacetamide hydrolase, which yields MTWTVDQQLELSATQAVEAIQAGQLKAADYVATLLARAQALSNLNALTVLDVEGALASAQRIDALGASERARLPLAGLPVVVKDNINTRGLQTSAGTPALEGFLPARHAPSVQRLVDAGAIVLGKANMHELAFGITSTNLAPHAGPVRNPWDPERIPGGSSGGTAAAIAARIVPAGLGTDTGGSTRIPAALCGVVGLRPSVGDGGTQRRYHDPLAVVPISHTRDTVGPMGRTVADVALLDAVITGHGPLSPAPVTNLRIGLPAPLWEGLEAALEDVARAALAKLEAAGVTLVPVEMSELLALNDRVSYAIALHEPIEDLAAWLVANHAPAQTVADVAARIASPDVRAAYDAVLADARGGDYHSAMTVWRPRLQQLYAQTFSASGLDALLFPTTRLAAVPIDELNGSSRVSIDGAAPIDEMEAYLRNTDPASNAGIPGLALPAGLVDARLPVGLELDGPAGGDRRLLAIGLAFEAILGTLPAPEI from the coding sequence ATGACCTGGACTGTCGACCAGCAACTGGAACTGAGCGCAACGCAAGCCGTCGAGGCCATCCAGGCGGGGCAACTGAAAGCCGCCGACTACGTCGCCACGCTGCTCGCGCGCGCGCAAGCGCTCTCGAACCTCAACGCGCTCACTGTGCTCGACGTGGAAGGCGCGCTCGCTAGCGCGCAACGCATCGACGCGCTCGGCGCGAGCGAGCGCGCGCGTCTGCCGCTCGCGGGGCTGCCCGTGGTCGTGAAGGACAACATCAATACGCGCGGTCTGCAAACCTCGGCGGGCACGCCCGCGCTCGAAGGCTTCCTGCCCGCGCGTCACGCGCCTTCGGTGCAGCGCCTCGTCGATGCAGGCGCGATCGTGCTCGGCAAAGCCAACATGCACGAGCTTGCGTTCGGCATCACCAGCACGAATCTCGCGCCGCATGCGGGACCGGTACGCAACCCCTGGGATCCCGAACGAATTCCCGGCGGCTCGTCGGGTGGCACGGCGGCCGCCATTGCGGCGCGCATCGTGCCTGCCGGACTCGGCACCGACACCGGCGGCTCCACGCGCATTCCCGCCGCCCTGTGCGGCGTTGTCGGCTTGCGCCCGAGCGTCGGCGATGGCGGCACGCAACGCCGCTATCACGATCCGCTCGCGGTGGTGCCGATCAGCCATACACGCGACACGGTCGGGCCGATGGGGCGCACGGTAGCCGATGTCGCGCTGCTCGACGCCGTGATCACGGGGCACGGTCCGCTCTCGCCGGCCCCCGTGACGAATCTGCGCATCGGCCTGCCCGCGCCGCTTTGGGAAGGTCTCGAAGCCGCGCTCGAAGACGTGGCGCGCGCCGCGCTCGCGAAGCTCGAAGCCGCGGGCGTCACGCTCGTGCCTGTCGAAATGAGCGAGCTGCTCGCACTGAACGACCGCGTGAGCTACGCGATTGCGCTACACGAGCCCATCGAGGATCTCGCCGCGTGGCTCGTGGCGAACCACGCGCCCGCGCAAACCGTTGCCGACGTCGCCGCGCGTATTGCGAGCCCCGACGTGCGCGCGGCCTACGACGCCGTACTCGCCGACGCGCGCGGCGGCGACTACCACAGCGCGATGACGGTGTGGCGGCCGCGCCTGCAGCAGCTCTACGCGCAGACCTTCTCGGCCAGCGGCCTGGACGCGCTGCTCTTTCCCACGACGCGGCTCGCCGCCGTGCCGATCGACGAGCTGAACGGTTCGTCTCGCGTGTCGATCGACGGCGCGGCACCGATCGACGAGATGGAGGCGTATCTGCGCAACACCGATCCCGCGAGCAACGCCGGCATTCCGGGCCTCGCGCTGCCGGCCGGCCTTGTCGATGCGCGCTTGCCAGTCGGGCTCGAACTCGACGGACCGGCCGGCGGCGATCGCAGGCTGCTCGCAATCGGTCTCGCGTTCGAAGCGATTCTCGGGACGCTGCCTGCGCCGGAGATTTGA
- a CDS encoding FeoA family protein, producing MRLTDLSKGATALVERVEDIHAPDPIAQRLRDLGFVPGEPVRVVARAPWGADPLLVQIGSTRFALRRAEAQRVSVTTSGETAQ from the coding sequence ATGCGTCTGACCGATCTGTCCAAAGGAGCGACCGCCCTCGTGGAGCGTGTCGAGGATATCCACGCCCCCGACCCGATCGCGCAGCGTTTGCGCGACCTCGGCTTCGTTCCGGGCGAGCCCGTGCGCGTGGTTGCGCGCGCACCGTGGGGCGCGGACCCGCTGCTCGTGCAGATCGGCTCGACCCGCTTTGCATTGCGCCGCGCGGAAGCGCAGCGCGTGAGCGTGACGACGAGCGGGGAGACCGCGCAATGA
- a CDS encoding GntR family transcriptional regulator translates to MAESSRLAPPRDTDEPSDVEAHVYASISSALLEGKLAPGQQLVERELAAAFGCTRGALRKVLARLGYEGKLVLEPNRGAFVPSPSEDDIRAVYRARQVAEAGVMVSLCGKLDAAMRRKLAAHVRSEKKALREARVDEAVRLAGQFHLLLTEQAGGAALVDALAQLVAKTELYKALFDPSKASMCAPDEHAQIIEALEAGDLTAALATMRAHLTELEERVVQQARARAGRDLKAVFADLANG, encoded by the coding sequence ATGGCCGAATCCTCCCGCCTCGCTCCGCCCCGCGACACCGACGAACCGTCCGATGTCGAAGCGCATGTCTATGCGTCGATTTCTTCCGCGCTGCTGGAGGGCAAGCTCGCGCCGGGCCAGCAACTGGTGGAGCGCGAACTCGCGGCGGCGTTCGGTTGCACGCGCGGCGCGCTGCGCAAGGTGCTGGCGCGCCTCGGCTACGAGGGCAAGCTCGTGCTCGAACCCAATCGCGGCGCGTTCGTTCCGTCGCCCTCGGAGGACGACATCCGCGCCGTGTACCGCGCGCGCCAGGTGGCCGAAGCGGGCGTGATGGTGAGCCTGTGCGGCAAGCTCGATGCCGCGATGCGCCGCAAGCTTGCGGCCCATGTGCGCAGCGAGAAAAAGGCGTTGCGCGAGGCGCGCGTGGACGAAGCGGTGCGCCTCGCGGGGCAGTTTCATTTGCTGCTGACCGAGCAGGCGGGCGGCGCCGCGCTCGTGGATGCGCTGGCGCAACTGGTCGCGAAAACGGAACTCTACAAGGCGCTGTTCGATCCGTCGAAGGCGTCGATGTGCGCGCCCGACGAGCATGCGCAGATCATCGAAGCGCTTGAGGCTGGAGACCTGACGGCGGCGCTCGCCACGATGCGCGCGCATCTAACCGAGCTGGAAGAGCGGGTGGTGCAGCAGGCGCGTGCGCGCGCCGGGCGCGATCTCAAGGCGGTGTTTGCCGATCTCGCGAACGGCTGA
- a CDS encoding DUF4148 domain-containing protein has translation MKSLLKAVALTVALAAPLAAFAQADQGLTREQVREQLVEFQQTSRNQAAVASQTAAPVAQTDGSFGGVSNSTSAAGVRYVSEAARTGPQSVYFGGQ, from the coding sequence ATGAAGTCGCTTCTCAAGGCTGTTGCGCTTACCGTTGCTCTGGCCGCTCCGCTAGCCGCTTTCGCTCAGGCCGATCAAGGTCTGACCCGCGAGCAGGTGCGCGAGCAACTCGTCGAATTCCAGCAAACGAGCCGCAATCAGGCTGCAGTCGCCTCCCAGACGGCCGCGCCGGTCGCCCAGACCGATGGCTCGTTCGGTGGCGTAAGCAACTCGACGTCGGCGGCGGGTGTCCGCTACGTGTCGGAAGCCGCGCGCACGGGTCCGCAATCGGTGTACTTCGGCGGTCAGTAA